The segment AGTTGTTTAGTTATTTTTAACCACTCCTGGTATTCTTTCCCTTTATTAGAAAGGAATTTTTTAATACTATCCCATCTAATATCAAGATACTGATGGGCTAAGATATATCTGAGTTTTGTGCCTTCGGCTAAATTCTGGGATAGATTATTTGAGATTAAACCCATTGTTGATAGATTCAAGAAATACTCTTTATAGGTATCCGGGATTTCTTTATTTTCACTGACTAATATAATTTTAGCTATATCCAATGAAGCATTAACAATATTTTCTATACATCTTTCTAAACTCCGTCTTTTATTTCTATCTTCTTGATAAGTTTTATAATCAAGGTCAAAAAAATTACTTAAATCACTTAATTCAATTTCCATAAAGTCGAAGATTTTTACTAATCTTTCAATATAAGATTTTTTTATAGATGACATGCCT is part of the bacterium genome and harbors:
- a CDS encoding DUF86 domain-containing protein — translated: MEIELSDLSNFFDLDYKTYQEDRNKRRSLERCIENIVNASLDIAKIILVSENKEIPDTYKEYFLNLSTMGLISNNLSQNLAEGTKLRYILAHQYLDIRWDSIKKFLSNKGKEYQEWLKITKQLVTTTLKEENQG